The genomic region ATGCCAGTTTCTGTCCGACGGATACTCTTTCAGGGGTAGCGGAGGTATTTTGAGTTTCGGAATCAGAAGCCATAATTAAGCTCTAGTGGGGTAGTAGAAAGCATTGAAATAATTGAGCGTTCGTTGAGTAGAAGGTGTCGAGTTGGCTCTGGCCATTCTAAAAAATGCCCCTGTCGCCTAAGGATTTGAGAAATGCTTTTTGTGCACAGTATATCTCATCAAGATTGGAAATGAAGTCGCCGGCCAAGTTACTTGTTTTCGGAATTGACTTAAAAACAACACAAAATGACTAGCCCGTTCGCTTTTCTCTGTCCCTGGTTACTGATTGGAATTTGCTTTATGGAGGCGAAGGGATGGAGGCTTATAATGCCAAACCATTTTCCTGATCATCTCTTCGGAAGGATCAAAGAAATTCTCATTCCACTATCGATAGCTCAGGAATGACCTCATTAATTTTTCGGTTTATTTTTTTCTTTATCACCCAGATTGAGCAATTTCAAAGCGCCAGCCATTAGCAAAACACTCGCGGGTATTGTAAGGATCGTCCATTCCAGAGTGGCGTTTTCAATGACAAGGTTCAAAAAATGGACAAATAGGACTATGATGATCATTTCACCAAGAATTTTCTTTAATCCTTTTATAGAATTAATTCGCTCAAAACCCCGAAGTCCTTTAAAATCTTCCTTTTTCAATTCCATGATAAATAAATGGAAAATACCCGTTGAAAAAACTACTAGTACCATTGCGATAACAAAAGCGTCCATTGCCTGAACCACATACGCGGTAACAGACTCCGCTACCTTCTCTCCTGCAAGATCTTCGAGGAAAAAAACCCTGACTGCCTTTATTGTCTTTATGAGACCTACAATACACATGCACAAGGCTCCGACGAAGGAACAGGCTACCGCGAGGATATTTATAAGTCGTAACCTCAATCCAATCTTCACCAACCGATACAATCCTTCTGATGTATCAATAAGGGACGAAGACGATCGAGATGGCGAATCTCCAGGTTCTTTACTTGTCATGTTTGCTTTATTTTTAGAGGCAGCAGTGGTATTTTAAACATTCGTTTGTGGAAAAACTCAAGAAGGGAAATTGGTGTGATTGTCTTTCACTTCGTTGTCGGTCAAGACCTCGGTACAATTATGTCAGAAACGAAAGGATGGTCAAATTGTAGGAGTAAATTTATTCGCGACTCAAGTTGCTCCTACAAAAAATCGAGGATGAGTTTTTCTTCGGTGAATCAGCCCAAAGAATTCTGTGCGGAAAGACCATCCATTCGCCAATGGGTATTCGTTGGATCGGTTAGTTGAGGTTTTGATATCTTTCAAAATCACAGGTTTCACTGACACCTGACACCTAAACTAAACCCGACATTGTTCCCATTCGACCAGGATCGCAGGTTTAAAAGCGGAAGGTATACTGAAACTTCGTTGCAATCTTGGTATCCTGTGCGATGAAGCGAAGCGAGGAGCTATCGGGGTCGTTTATCCAGCCTTGGTTGAAGGAGATAAAAAGATCGTTACCAGGCTTCAATGTCCATTGAACTCGGCTCTG from Verrucomicrobiota bacterium harbors:
- a CDS encoding YqhA family protein; this encodes MCIVGLIKTIKAVRVFFLEDLAGEKVAESVTAYVVQAMDAFVIAMVLVVFSTGIFHLFIMELKKEDFKGLRGFERINSIKGLKKILGEMIIIVLFVHFLNLVIENATLEWTILTIPASVLLMAGALKLLNLGDKEKNKPKN